From one Cyanobacterium stanieri PCC 7202 genomic stretch:
- a CDS encoding aspartate carbamoyltransferase (PFAM: Aspartate/ornithine carbamoyltransferase, carbamoyl-P binding domain; Aspartate/ornithine carbamoyltransferase, Asp/Orn binding domain~TIGRFAM: aspartate carbamoyltransferase~COGs: COG0540 Aspartate carbamoyltransferase catalytic chain~InterPro IPR002082:IPR006130:IPR006132:IPR006131~KEGG: cyh:Cyan8802_2958 aspartate carbamoyltransferase~PFAM: aspartate/ornithine carbamoyltransferase carbamoyl-P binding domain; aspartate/ornithine carbamoyltransferase Asp/Orn-binding region~SPTR: Aspartate carbamoyltransferase;~TIGRFAM: aspartate carbamoyltransferase) — MTTTTHWTKKHIISLEDFSKEEYDTVLNTAASFRDVLKSRTKKVPALQGQVVANMFFEPSTRTRSSFELAAKRLSADILNFAPSSSSLTKGETILDTAKTYLAMGANIMVIRHSHSGVPLNIAQEMDRLKTGVSIFNAGDGLHQHPSQGLLDLFTLTNLLDPKNPRTDLLKRKKIAIVGDIIHSRVARSNINSLLTAGAHLHLAAPPTLLPNLFADTVKSEHKDRLFIHWHLEPALENADFVMTLRLQKERMADYLLPSLREYHQLFGITRDRLLLCNPDVKVLHPGPVNRGVELSSDLMDDERLSLISDQVTSGVAVRMALLYLIGNLKQETNPQILPTV; from the coding sequence ATGACTACCACAACCCACTGGACAAAAAAACATATCATTTCCCTCGAAGACTTTAGCAAAGAAGAATACGACACCGTATTAAATACTGCTGCTAGTTTTCGGGATGTGCTAAAGAGTCGGACGAAAAAAGTTCCTGCCCTACAGGGGCAAGTGGTAGCTAATATGTTTTTTGAACCCTCTACCCGCACCCGTAGCAGTTTTGAGTTGGCGGCCAAAAGACTATCTGCCGACATTCTGAATTTCGCCCCTAGTTCATCATCCCTCACCAAGGGTGAAACCATCCTTGATACAGCGAAAACTTACCTCGCCATGGGTGCCAATATCATGGTAATCCGTCATAGTCATTCGGGAGTGCCTTTAAATATTGCCCAGGAAATGGATCGACTGAAAACGGGGGTAAGTATTTTTAATGCGGGGGATGGGCTACATCAACATCCTTCTCAGGGGTTACTAGATTTGTTTACCCTCACCAATTTATTAGATCCCAAAAATCCTCGCACGGACTTATTAAAACGCAAAAAAATCGCCATTGTGGGGGATATAATTCATTCTCGGGTGGCTCGTTCTAATATTAACAGTCTGTTAACAGCAGGTGCCCATCTACACCTAGCAGCGCCCCCTACTCTTTTACCAAATTTATTTGCGGATACGGTAAAATCTGAGCATAAGGATCGTTTATTTATCCATTGGCATCTTGAACCTGCTTTGGAAAATGCTGATTTTGTCATGACTCTACGGCTACAAAAAGAGCGCATGGCGGATTATTTATTACCTAGTTTGAGGGAGTATCATCAATTGTTTGGGATTACGCGCGATCGCCTTTTATTATGTAATCCTGACGTAAAAGTATTACACCCTGGCCCTGTAAATAGAGGAGTGGAACTAAGTTCGGATTTGATGGACGATGAAAGATTGAGCCTAATTTCTGACCAAGTCACCAGTGGGGTAGCTGTGAGGATGGCTTTGTTATACCTGATTGGTAATTTGAAACAAGAAACTAACCCTCAAATTTTACCCACAGTTTAA